A portion of the Deltaproteobacteria bacterium genome contains these proteins:
- a CDS encoding phosphoribosylanthranilate isomerase, whose protein sequence is MAMVKVKVCGVTRVEDARAAVAAGAAAIGVNFYARSPRCVNVETAQAIIATLPASVCGVGVFVNEARARVAEIAERVGLRAVQFHGEESPSDCAGWSLKVIKALRLRDRESVSAAAQYPVDFILLDAYVEGHPGGTGRAFTWEWAAACDRSRLILAGGLTADNVADAVRAVRPLAVDVASGVERQPGIKDAELMKRFIANAQTA, encoded by the coding sequence GTGGCGATGGTGAAGGTGAAGGTCTGCGGCGTCACGCGTGTGGAAGATGCGCGTGCGGCGGTTGCGGCGGGCGCCGCGGCGATCGGCGTGAACTTTTATGCGCGCAGTCCGCGCTGTGTGAACGTCGAGACCGCGCAGGCCATCATTGCAACGCTGCCGGCGTCGGTGTGTGGCGTTGGCGTTTTCGTCAACGAAGCGCGCGCGCGTGTGGCGGAGATTGCCGAACGCGTCGGCCTGCGGGCAGTGCAGTTTCACGGCGAGGAATCTCCGAGCGATTGCGCGGGCTGGTCGCTGAAGGTGATCAAGGCGTTACGCCTGCGCGATCGCGAATCGGTGTCTGCGGCGGCGCAGTACCCCGTTGATTTCATCTTGCTGGATGCCTATGTGGAGGGGCACCCAGGGGGGACCGGAAGAGCATTCACGTGGGAATGGGCGGCTGCGTGCGATCGGTCGCGCTTGATCTTGGCCGGCGGCTTGACCGCCGACAACGTCGCCGACGCGGTGCGGGCGGTGCGACCGCTGGCGGTGGACGTTGCGAGCGGAGTGGAACGGCAGCCGGGGATCAAAGACGCCGAACTGATGAAGAGGTTCATCGCCAATGCACAGACTGCCTGA